Proteins from a genomic interval of Kribbella aluminosa:
- a CDS encoding lactonase family protein, with translation MTVSRRALIGVAAALVPVHHSARREPSAREDMTEPGPTDQPQVSSGYGRPRVAGGTMYLGAYGDGLGIAKYDSQGKISTTGTIAGVPDPSFVIRDGTFLYAVNEQDAGAVTAIDISATPKVLNRQPTKGSGPCHLARIGDHLLSANYGSGDVAVHPINPDGSLGQPTDLVKHEGSEPHAHQVVQAGNYVLAVDLGTDSVYTYTLAAGKLTLKHQAKLKAGAGPRHLVLSGKFAYVADELDSTVTICGYDDGVLTPLSTRPTTPGNGPQNYPGEILTSADGRYVYVTNRGHNSIAIFRVAGADLELIGTPSCGGDWPRHAAFDPTGSLLFVANQKSNNVATFAVDRTTGVLTRTSDFSTPTPVCVNV, from the coding sequence ATGACCGTGAGCCGCCGAGCACTCATCGGCGTCGCCGCGGCCCTCGTCCCCGTCCACCATTCCGCCCGCCGCGAGCCGTCGGCCCGCGAGGACATGACGGAGCCAGGCCCCACCGACCAGCCGCAGGTGTCGAGCGGGTACGGTCGGCCGCGGGTAGCAGGCGGCACGATGTACCTCGGCGCGTACGGCGACGGCCTCGGCATCGCGAAGTACGACAGCCAAGGCAAGATCTCCACGACCGGGACGATCGCCGGCGTACCGGATCCGTCGTTCGTGATCCGTGACGGGACCTTCCTGTACGCCGTGAACGAGCAGGACGCCGGCGCCGTCACGGCGATCGACATCTCCGCGACGCCGAAGGTGCTCAATCGTCAACCCACCAAGGGATCCGGCCCCTGCCACCTCGCCAGGATCGGCGACCACCTGCTCAGTGCGAACTACGGATCCGGCGACGTCGCCGTCCACCCGATCAACCCGGACGGTAGCCTCGGGCAACCAACCGATCTGGTCAAGCACGAGGGATCCGAACCGCACGCCCACCAGGTGGTGCAGGCCGGAAACTACGTGCTCGCCGTCGACCTCGGCACCGATTCGGTCTACACCTACACGCTCGCCGCCGGGAAACTCACTCTCAAGCACCAGGCGAAACTCAAGGCCGGCGCCGGCCCGCGGCACCTTGTCCTGTCCGGCAAGTTCGCCTACGTCGCGGACGAACTCGACAGCACCGTGACGATCTGCGGGTACGACGACGGCGTCCTCACCCCGCTCTCGACGAGACCGACCACGCCGGGGAACGGTCCGCAGAACTACCCGGGCGAGATCCTGACCTCTGCCGACGGCCGCTACGTCTACGTGACCAACCGCGGCCACAACAGCATCGCGATCTTCCGCGTCGCCGGCGCCGATCTCGAGCTGATCGGTACGCCGAGCTGCGGCGGCGACTGGCCGCGGCACGCCGCGTTCGACCCGACCGGCTCCCTGCTGTTCGTCGCCAACCAGAAGTCGAACAACGTCGCCACGTTCGCGGTGGACCGAACCACCGGCGTGCTGACTCGGACGAGCGACTTCAGCACCCCGACCCCAGTCTGCGTCAATGTTTGA
- a CDS encoding aldo/keto reductase: protein MAVPSRALAPGATVRFRPPRFGLGGSHLGEPDEQTAIATVDAAYQAGIRFFDTSPAYGDSDRRLGTALQRRPRGEFLVSTRVVGDDPEESIRQTSEHLGFAIDLVFTQPRTHEGARHGEQQLAQDRAVRGDEAQSAREGAVRDAPGGGALGALEGAVRDKRGGGAEDVREGVVRGDGAQGARGGVLGGGVRGGERWGMDEGVGWEVFSVLERLRREGVVRAVGVVGGDWEELDQVVRDVEVDCVLLTGHYSLLDQQAKPLLDRCLARGVSVIVAGALVLQPETVQARRITAVCERYGVSLPQAALAFPGRHPAVTSVLITAASPAEIRADAALVRQPVPERLWQDPELARLLSSD from the coding sequence ATGGCCGTACCCAGCCGCGCGCTCGCCCCGGGGGCCACGGTCCGGTTCCGGCCGCCGCGGTTCGGGCTCGGCGGGTCGCATCTCGGCGAGCCGGACGAGCAGACGGCGATCGCGACCGTCGACGCGGCGTACCAGGCCGGCATCCGCTTCTTCGACACGTCACCGGCGTACGGCGACTCCGACCGCCGACTCGGTACGGCGCTGCAGCGGCGGCCGCGCGGCGAGTTCCTGGTGTCGACCAGGGTGGTGGGAGACGACCCCGAGGAATCGATCCGGCAGACGAGCGAACACCTGGGCTTCGCCATCGACCTCGTCTTCACCCAACCACGCACCCACGAAGGTGCACGGCACGGCGAGCAGCAGCTCGCGCAGGACCGCGCGGTGCGGGGAGACGAGGCCCAGAGCGCGCGGGAAGGTGCGGTGCGGGATGCGCCGGGAGGCGGGGCGCTGGGCGCGCTGGAAGGTGCGGTGCGGGATAAGCGGGGAGGCGGGGCGGAGGACGTGCGGGAGGGTGTGGTGCGGGGGGATGGGGCTCAGGGCGCTCGGGGAGGGGTGTTGGGAGGTGGGGTGCGGGGTGGTGAGCGGTGGGGGATGGATGAGGGTGTGGGGTGGGAGGTGTTTTCTGTGCTTGAGAGGTTGCGGCGGGAGGGGGTGGTGCGGGCGGTTGGGGTGGTTGGGGGCGACTGGGAGGAGCTTGATCAGGTGGTGCGGGATGTGGAGGTGGACTGCGTGCTGCTTACCGGCCACTACTCGTTGCTCGACCAGCAAGCCAAGCCTCTCCTCGACCGCTGCCTGGCCCGCGGTGTCTCCGTGATCGTGGCCGGTGCACTGGTTCTGCAGCCCGAGACCGTTCAGGCCCGTCGCATCACCGCGGTCTGCGAGCGGTACGGCGTTTCGCTGCCGCAGGCCGCGCTCGCGTTCCCGGGCAGGCATCCGGCGGTCACCTCCGTACTGATCACGGCCGCGTCCCCGGCGGAGATCCGCGCCGACGCCGCCCTCGTCCGGCAGCCGGTCCCCGAGCGGCTCTGGCAGGACCCGGAGCTCGCGCGCTTGCTATCCTCGGACTAG
- a CDS encoding VWA domain-containing protein, which yields MEFLSPARLWLLILIPLILAGYLFLQHRRSQYALRFTNIALLDRVAPRRPQWRRHLAVGLALLAALSCILAFAQPKTKVKVPRERATIVVAIDVSLSMMATDIDPNRLQAAKESAKEFIHNLPPKFNVALVNFAGTASIIVPPTTDRSTIDRSIDGLELAESTATGEGIFTSLQALTQVPPDPAHPNDPAPARIVMLSDGKRTVGRTAQEGAQAAKAKNTPVYTICFGTDSGFIEMDGIRQRVPPDRAELRSIAEISGGQAYTAESAGELKDVYKNIGSSVGYDEVDKEVTARYAGIAMLFTLAAAGACIALASRFP from the coding sequence ATGGAGTTCCTGTCTCCGGCCAGACTGTGGTTGCTGATCCTGATCCCGCTGATCCTCGCGGGGTACCTCTTCCTCCAGCACCGCCGCTCGCAGTACGCGCTGCGCTTCACCAACATCGCGCTGCTCGACCGGGTCGCGCCGCGGCGCCCGCAGTGGCGGCGGCACCTGGCCGTCGGGCTGGCGCTGCTGGCCGCGCTGAGCTGCATCCTGGCGTTCGCGCAGCCGAAGACCAAGGTCAAGGTGCCGCGCGAACGGGCCACGATCGTGGTCGCGATCGACGTCTCGCTGTCGATGATGGCCACCGACATCGATCCGAACCGGCTGCAGGCGGCGAAGGAGTCGGCGAAGGAATTCATCCACAACCTGCCGCCGAAGTTCAACGTGGCGCTGGTGAACTTCGCCGGTACGGCGTCGATCATCGTGCCGCCGACCACCGACCGGTCCACCATCGACCGCTCGATCGACGGGCTCGAGCTGGCCGAGTCGACCGCGACCGGTGAGGGCATCTTCACCTCGCTGCAGGCGCTCACCCAGGTGCCGCCGGATCCCGCGCACCCGAACGACCCGGCCCCGGCCCGGATCGTGATGCTGTCGGACGGCAAGCGCACCGTGGGCCGGACCGCCCAGGAGGGCGCGCAGGCGGCGAAGGCGAAGAACACCCCGGTGTACACGATCTGCTTCGGCACCGACTCCGGGTTCATCGAGATGGACGGCATCCGGCAGCGGGTCCCACCGGACCGCGCGGAGCTGCGCAGCATCGCCGAGATCAGCGGCGGCCAGGCGTACACCGCGGAGTCCGCCGGCGAGCTCAAGGACGTCTACAAGAACATCGGCTCCTCGGTCGGGTACGACGAGGTCGACAAGGAGGTCACCGCCCGGTACGCCGGTATCGCGATGCTCTTCACGCTGGCCGCCGCCGGTGCCTGCATCGCCCTCGCCTCCCGCTTCCCGTAA
- a CDS encoding carboxyl transferase domain-containing protein has translation MTVAPSKPARLPRELDPRNPVTRLTNLVDPGTLELITPDNLSGMVAARGRIAGAAVVAFCSDATVMGGAMGDEGCDVVVKAYEVARAEQVPIIGLWHSGGARLAEGVLSLHAVGKIFYAMTQASGKIPQLSVVLGPAAGGAAYGPALTDIVILGPEGRIFVTGPDVVRSVTGEDVDMLRLGGPEPHGRRSGVVHITTDSEADALEQARRLTDLLANQGSMSTDIPDTDLSGFLPESAKRAYDVHPLVGGVLDSDAGPSGVELHQRWAPNIVTTLGRLGGRTVGVIANNPLRLGGCLDALSAEKASRFVRMCDAFGVPLVVLVDVPGYLPGVGQEWDGVVRRGAKLLHAFAEAVVPRVTLVTRKTYGGAYIAMNARSLGATRVFAWPRAEVAVMGAVAAVRVLHRRKLAEVDPELRPQVEAELAAEHEKIAGGIDRAREIGVVDEVVEPARTRTALATALAKAEANGPVRGAHGNIPL, from the coding sequence ATGACTGTCGCGCCGTCGAAACCAGCCAGACTCCCCCGTGAGCTGGATCCGCGGAATCCGGTGACCCGACTGACGAATCTGGTCGATCCGGGGACTCTCGAGCTGATCACCCCCGACAACCTGTCGGGGATGGTCGCGGCTCGTGGGCGGATCGCCGGGGCAGCGGTGGTCGCGTTCTGCTCGGACGCCACCGTGATGGGCGGCGCGATGGGTGACGAAGGATGTGATGTCGTCGTCAAGGCGTACGAGGTCGCACGCGCGGAGCAGGTGCCGATCATCGGGCTCTGGCACTCCGGCGGCGCCCGGCTCGCCGAGGGGGTGCTGAGCCTGCACGCGGTCGGCAAGATCTTCTACGCGATGACGCAGGCGTCCGGGAAGATCCCGCAGCTGTCCGTCGTGCTCGGTCCGGCCGCGGGCGGAGCGGCGTACGGACCGGCGCTCACCGACATCGTGATCCTCGGGCCCGAGGGCCGGATCTTCGTCACCGGGCCGGACGTGGTCCGTTCGGTGACCGGCGAGGACGTCGACATGCTCCGGCTCGGCGGCCCCGAACCGCACGGCCGGCGCTCCGGTGTCGTGCACATCACCACCGATTCCGAGGCCGACGCGCTCGAACAGGCCCGGCGGCTGACCGACCTGCTCGCGAACCAGGGCTCGATGTCCACGGACATCCCGGACACCGACCTGTCCGGATTCCTGCCGGAGTCGGCGAAACGCGCGTACGACGTGCACCCGCTGGTCGGCGGCGTACTCGACTCGGACGCTGGGCCGTCAGGAGTCGAGCTGCACCAGCGCTGGGCGCCGAACATCGTCACCACGCTCGGCCGGCTCGGCGGCCGGACGGTCGGCGTGATCGCGAACAACCCGCTCCGGCTCGGCGGCTGCCTCGACGCGCTGTCGGCCGAGAAGGCGTCCCGGTTCGTCCGGATGTGCGACGCGTTCGGCGTACCGCTGGTGGTCCTGGTCGACGTACCCGGGTATCTGCCCGGCGTCGGGCAGGAGTGGGACGGCGTCGTACGGCGCGGCGCGAAGCTGCTGCACGCGTTCGCGGAGGCCGTCGTACCGCGGGTGACGCTGGTGACCCGGAAGACGTACGGCGGGGCGTACATCGCGATGAACGCGCGGTCGCTGGGCGCCACCCGGGTGTTCGCGTGGCCGCGCGCCGAGGTGGCCGTGATGGGTGCGGTCGCCGCGGTCCGGGTGCTGCACCGGCGCAAGCTCGCCGAAGTGGATCCGGAGCTCCGCCCACAGGTCGAGGCCGAGCTCGCCGCCGAACACGAGAAGATTGCCGGCGGCATCGACCGCGCCCGCGAGATCGGCGTCGTCGACGAGGTCGTGGAGCCGGCTCGCACTCGTACGGCGCTGGCGACCGCCCTGGCGAAGGCCGAGGCGAACGGCCCGGTTCGCGGTGCCCACGGCAACATTCCGCTCTGA
- a CDS encoding CBU_0592 family membrane protein, giving the protein MHAVDVLEIVGAVTVLIAFAAAQAGRLQQRTVTYQLLNLLGSGVLATIAAVQLSWGFLLLEGSWAVISLLGLINLRKKTAS; this is encoded by the coding sequence ATGCATGCAGTCGATGTTCTCGAAATCGTTGGTGCGGTCACCGTTCTGATCGCCTTCGCCGCTGCCCAGGCCGGACGCCTGCAGCAGCGTACGGTCACGTACCAGTTGCTGAACCTGCTCGGATCGGGGGTGCTGGCAACGATCGCGGCTGTCCAGCTGTCGTGGGGCTTCCTGCTCCTCGAAGGCAGCTGGGCCGTGATCAGCCTGCTGGGCCTGATCAACCTCCGCAAGAAGACCGCGAGCTAG
- a CDS encoding AAA family ATPase: protein MTETTVPAGTVAQQSRLIGEAIGEVKRVIVGQEHMVETLMVSLLAKGHCLLEGVPGVAKTLAVRTFASVVGGSFARIQFTPDLVPSDIVGTRIYRQTRETFDIELGPTFVNFVLADEVNRAPAKVQSAMLELMAERQVSIGGQTFPMPKPFIVIATQNPIESEGVYPLPEAQRDRFLVKIDVPHPRGHEEFEILRRMSVDPPEPRQVLKPETILELQRSAEQVFVHNLVAEYAVRLVMATRTPTDFHLPDLEPIIELGVSPRATLGLIAAGRGLALIHGRDYLLPSDVQTVALDVMGHRLGLTFDAVADNIDPRAVIERILATVPPPQPVWRDGNDGTGRPEFV from the coding sequence ATGACCGAAACCACGGTGCCGGCGGGAACGGTGGCCCAGCAGTCCCGGCTGATCGGTGAGGCCATCGGTGAGGTCAAGCGGGTGATCGTGGGCCAGGAGCACATGGTCGAGACCCTGATGGTGTCGCTGCTGGCCAAGGGTCACTGCCTGCTCGAGGGTGTGCCGGGTGTCGCCAAGACCCTCGCCGTCCGGACGTTCGCCAGCGTCGTCGGCGGCTCGTTCGCGCGGATCCAGTTCACCCCGGACCTGGTCCCGTCCGACATCGTCGGTACCCGGATCTACCGCCAGACCCGGGAGACCTTCGACATCGAGCTCGGCCCGACGTTCGTGAACTTCGTGCTCGCCGACGAGGTCAACCGCGCGCCGGCCAAGGTGCAGTCGGCGATGCTGGAGCTGATGGCCGAGCGGCAGGTGTCGATCGGCGGCCAGACCTTCCCGATGCCGAAGCCGTTCATCGTGATCGCCACCCAGAACCCGATCGAGTCCGAGGGCGTCTACCCGCTGCCGGAGGCGCAGCGCGACCGGTTCCTGGTGAAGATCGACGTACCGCACCCGCGCGGCCACGAGGAGTTCGAGATCCTCCGCCGGATGAGCGTCGACCCGCCGGAGCCGCGGCAGGTGCTGAAGCCGGAGACGATCCTCGAGCTGCAGCGGTCCGCGGAGCAGGTGTTCGTGCACAACCTGGTCGCGGAGTACGCCGTTCGCCTGGTGATGGCGACCCGGACGCCGACCGACTTCCACCTGCCGGACCTGGAGCCGATCATCGAGCTCGGCGTCAGCCCGCGCGCGACCCTCGGCCTGATCGCGGCCGGCCGCGGGCTGGCGCTGATCCACGGCCGGGACTACCTGCTGCCGAGCGACGTCCAGACCGTCGCGCTGGACGTGATGGGTCACCGGCTCGGCCTCACCTTCGACGCGGTCGCGGACAACATCGACCCGCGGGCCGTGATCGAGCGGATCCTGGCCACCGTCCCGCCGCCGCAGCCGGTCTGGCGCGACGGCAACGACGGCACCGGCCGTCCGGAGTTCGTGTAG
- a CDS encoding LamG-like jellyroll fold domain-containing protein → MLKILTAAALVASAVLVPSAQARPDWHVGTPPLTTPWTAEVSPTNALPEYPRPQLTRPDWRNLNGLWEWSAAAPNEQPPVGRTLQEKVLVPYPIESALSGLQKHEDRMWYRRTFDVPANWKGKQLLLHFGAVDYDAKVWVNGVQVATHRGGYDGFDVDVTSALHAKGPQELIVWAEDLTDQTYQPIGKQREVSDHGIFYQGSSGIWRTVWMEPVNAASISRLQTTPDLPNQTLEVKAETTGPAGLDVEVTAYDNNRIVGNTTGKANTELRLKIPNPKTWSPDHPFLYDLKVRLIDRGRVVDQVGSYAGMRQVGLQKGADGKLRMALNGKILFNLSTLDQGFWPDGLNTAPTDAALRFDLEQHKRLGFNTVRKHIKVEPDRWYYWADKLGLMVWQDMPASKTDAMPEPWRTQWMSELHEMIDEHKSFTSITVWVPFNEGWGEWDRTETGQVADSVAAQDPSRLVDAHSGVNCCNSHGDSGRGSILDYHAYLGPATTMPTAGRAAVDGEHGGFGLKIADHMWFGDGSAYELEPDSATLTRKYVENQANVLRSAQQCGISGSVYTQLTDVEGELNGFFTYDRRVPKMDFAQVRTINKQIVDKADGSGTGAPDPGPGTPGADGIHFYPLDGSGKDAIGNNDATLEQGAGYAEGKYGQGVALNGAGQYVDTGAALLDTTKNYTASAWVKLNKVDGAFQTFVSQDGDRDSAFFLQYSGQDQRFAMSFPGIRALAPTKPNPGQWYQVTGVRDVVKGELKLYVDGQLVATKSACSLDSGSTGNTVIGRAKFGGNQVDFLDGTVDQVHLYDRALTDAEVGALYRSGR, encoded by the coding sequence ATGCTCAAGATCCTCACAGCAGCAGCACTCGTCGCGTCAGCAGTCCTCGTCCCGTCAGCACAGGCCAGACCGGACTGGCACGTCGGCACCCCGCCGCTCACCACTCCCTGGACCGCGGAGGTCTCGCCGACGAACGCGCTCCCGGAGTACCCGCGACCCCAGCTGACCCGGCCCGACTGGCGCAACCTCAACGGCCTCTGGGAATGGTCCGCCGCCGCGCCGAACGAGCAGCCGCCCGTCGGCCGCACCCTCCAGGAGAAGGTCCTCGTCCCGTACCCGATCGAGTCCGCCCTCTCCGGCCTGCAGAAGCACGAGGACCGGATGTGGTACCGCCGTACCTTCGACGTCCCCGCCAACTGGAAGGGCAAGCAGCTCCTGCTGCACTTCGGTGCCGTCGACTACGACGCCAAGGTGTGGGTGAACGGCGTCCAGGTCGCCACGCACCGCGGCGGGTACGACGGTTTCGACGTCGACGTGACCAGTGCGCTGCACGCGAAAGGCCCGCAGGAGCTGATCGTCTGGGCCGAGGACCTCACCGACCAGACGTACCAGCCGATCGGCAAGCAGCGCGAGGTCAGCGACCACGGCATCTTCTACCAGGGCAGCTCCGGTATCTGGCGGACCGTCTGGATGGAGCCGGTCAACGCCGCCTCGATCAGCCGCCTGCAAACCACCCCGGATCTGCCGAACCAGACGCTCGAGGTGAAAGCCGAGACGACCGGGCCGGCCGGCCTCGACGTCGAGGTGACGGCGTACGACAACAATCGGATTGTCGGCAATACGACAGGCAAGGCGAACACCGAACTCCGGCTGAAGATCCCGAACCCGAAGACCTGGTCGCCGGACCATCCGTTCCTGTACGACCTGAAGGTCCGCCTGATCGACCGCGGCAGGGTCGTCGACCAGGTCGGCTCGTACGCCGGGATGCGCCAGGTCGGCCTGCAGAAAGGGGCCGACGGCAAGCTTCGGATGGCGCTGAACGGGAAGATCCTGTTCAACCTGTCCACCCTCGACCAGGGGTTCTGGCCGGACGGGCTGAACACCGCCCCGACCGACGCTGCGCTGCGCTTCGACCTCGAGCAGCACAAGCGGCTCGGGTTCAACACGGTCCGCAAGCACATCAAGGTCGAGCCGGACCGCTGGTACTACTGGGCCGACAAACTCGGGCTGATGGTCTGGCAGGACATGCCGGCATCGAAGACCGACGCGATGCCCGAGCCCTGGCGTACCCAGTGGATGTCCGAGCTGCACGAGATGATCGACGAGCACAAGAGCTTCACCTCGATCACGGTCTGGGTGCCGTTCAACGAGGGCTGGGGCGAATGGGACCGGACCGAGACCGGCCAGGTCGCGGACTCGGTCGCGGCGCAGGACCCGTCCCGGCTCGTCGACGCGCACAGCGGCGTGAACTGCTGCAACTCGCACGGTGACTCCGGCCGCGGCAGCATCCTCGACTACCACGCGTACCTCGGCCCGGCGACGACGATGCCGACGGCCGGCCGGGCCGCGGTGGACGGCGAGCACGGCGGGTTCGGGCTCAAGATCGCGGATCACATGTGGTTCGGCGACGGGTCGGCGTACGAGCTGGAGCCGGACTCGGCGACCCTCACCCGCAAGTACGTCGAGAACCAGGCGAACGTGCTGAGATCGGCACAGCAGTGCGGCATCAGTGGATCGGTCTACACGCAGCTCACCGACGTCGAGGGGGAGCTGAACGGCTTCTTCACCTACGACCGCCGGGTGCCGAAGATGGACTTCGCGCAAGTGCGGACAATCAACAAGCAGATTGTCGACAAGGCTGACGGTAGCGGCACCGGTGCGCCGGATCCTGGTCCCGGTACGCCGGGCGCGGACGGCATCCACTTCTATCCACTCGACGGATCCGGGAAAGATGCCATAGGCAACAACGATGCGACGCTAGAACAGGGCGCGGGCTATGCCGAAGGGAAGTACGGTCAAGGGGTCGCGCTCAACGGAGCGGGTCAGTACGTCGACACCGGTGCCGCACTGCTCGACACCACGAAGAACTACACCGCCAGCGCCTGGGTGAAGCTGAACAAGGTGGACGGCGCGTTCCAGACGTTCGTCAGCCAGGACGGCGACCGCGACAGCGCGTTCTTCCTGCAGTACTCCGGGCAGGACCAGCGGTTCGCGATGAGCTTCCCGGGTATTCGCGCGCTCGCCCCGACCAAGCCGAACCCGGGGCAGTGGTACCAAGTGACCGGCGTACGGGACGTGGTGAAGGGGGAGCTGAAGTTGTACGTCGACGGGCAGCTCGTCGCTACCAAGTCCGCGTGTTCGCTGGATTCGGGTTCGACCGGGAACACGGTCATCGGTCGGGCGAAGTTCGGCGGGAACCAGGTCGACTTCCTGGATGGGACTGTCGATCAGGTCCATCTGTACGACCGGGCTCTGACCGACGCGGAGGTGGGTGCGCTGTACCGCTCCGGGCGCTGA
- a CDS encoding DUF58 domain-containing protein: MPKRPDPRAAMTISQLAPERALRRLELTVVRRLEGYLHGEHLGLLPGPGTELAEAREYQVGDDVRRMDWAVTARTTIPHVRDLIADRELETWALVDLSASMDFGTSHLEKRELAVAAVATVGFLTHRLGDRFGGLMLRDSALRRWPARSGRLALYGLLRALLAEQFSGDEEAHRSDLAAALESMARTQRKRGLRVIVSDFLTPQDGEVASQVEPSWERAMRKLTAQHQVLAVEIVDPRELELPNIGVVTIGDPETGEVREIDTRRRKIREAFEVAALAQRERTRAALRRVGAGHLVLRTDRDWVADTVRFVLAYRHAAPRLHQPPKGVAR; the protein is encoded by the coding sequence ATGCCCAAACGACCCGATCCACGGGCTGCGATGACGATCTCGCAGCTCGCTCCCGAGCGTGCGCTGCGGCGGCTGGAGCTGACCGTCGTACGGCGGCTGGAGGGCTACCTGCACGGCGAGCACCTCGGGCTGCTGCCCGGTCCGGGTACGGAGCTGGCCGAGGCCCGCGAGTACCAGGTCGGTGACGACGTCCGCCGGATGGACTGGGCGGTCACCGCGCGGACCACGATCCCGCACGTCCGGGACCTGATCGCCGACCGTGAGCTGGAGACCTGGGCACTGGTCGACCTGTCCGCCTCGATGGACTTCGGTACGTCGCACCTCGAGAAGCGCGAGCTCGCCGTCGCCGCGGTCGCCACCGTCGGGTTCCTGACCCACCGGCTCGGGGACCGGTTCGGCGGCCTGATGCTGCGTGACTCGGCGCTCCGCCGCTGGCCGGCCCGCTCCGGGCGGCTGGCGCTGTACGGGCTGCTCCGGGCGCTGCTCGCCGAGCAGTTCAGCGGTGACGAGGAGGCGCACCGCAGCGACCTGGCCGCGGCGCTGGAGTCGATGGCGCGGACGCAGCGCAAGCGCGGGCTGCGGGTGATCGTGTCGGACTTCCTGACCCCGCAGGACGGCGAGGTGGCCAGCCAGGTCGAGCCGTCCTGGGAGCGGGCGATGCGCAAGCTGACGGCCCAGCACCAGGTGCTGGCGGTCGAGATCGTCGACCCGCGCGAGCTCGAGCTGCCGAACATCGGCGTCGTCACGATCGGTGACCCGGAGACCGGTGAGGTCCGCGAGATCGACACCCGGCGGCGCAAGATCCGGGAAGCGTTCGAGGTCGCGGCTCTCGCACAGCGGGAACGAACCCGCGCCGCCCTCCGTAGGGTGGGTGCGGGACATCTGGTACTGCGGACCGACCGGGACTGGGTCGCGGACACCGTGCGGTTCGTGCTTGCTTACCGGCACGCGGCGCCCCGCCTGCACCAACCGCCGAAGGGAGTGGCTCGCTGA
- a CDS encoding DUF3145 domain-containing protein, whose translation MATTRGVLYVHTVPSALCPHVEWAAGGILGVPVKLDWTPQPAAQGTYRAELSWQAEAGTAAKLASALRGWQKLRFEVTEEPSNGAEGERYSFTPELGVFHATTGVHGDIMVPEERLKAAMLKAAAGEADLTEEVERLLGRPWDDELEPFRYAGDGAPVRWLHQVV comes from the coding sequence GTGGCGACGACTCGTGGCGTTCTGTACGTCCACACGGTGCCGTCAGCGTTGTGCCCGCATGTTGAGTGGGCCGCGGGCGGCATCCTTGGCGTGCCCGTCAAACTGGATTGGACGCCGCAACCAGCGGCCCAGGGCACGTACCGGGCCGAGCTGTCCTGGCAGGCCGAGGCCGGTACCGCGGCCAAGCTGGCATCCGCCCTGCGCGGCTGGCAGAAGCTGCGGTTCGAGGTCACCGAGGAGCCGAGCAACGGCGCCGAGGGCGAGCGGTACTCGTTCACGCCCGAGCTCGGCGTCTTCCACGCGACCACCGGTGTGCACGGCGACATCATGGTCCCGGAGGAGCGGCTGAAGGCCGCGATGCTGAAGGCGGCCGCCGGCGAGGCCGACCTGACCGAGGAGGTCGAGCGGCTGCTCGGCCGCCCCTGGGACGACGAGCTCGAACCGTTCCGGTACGCCGGCGACGGCGCGCCCGTCCGCTGGCTGCATCAGGTGGTCTAA